Proteins encoded together in one Amblyomma americanum isolate KBUSLIRL-KWMA chromosome 1, ASM5285725v1, whole genome shotgun sequence window:
- the LOC144116202 gene encoding uncharacterized protein LOC144116202 isoform X1, which yields MPSCCVPGCRSRTPGQEPGVTFHTFPKDPERRRQWTEAVRPGQRDWEPAKWTCVCSKHFLPEHFDRMSPLVVRIRADAVPLQQEPLSQQPGDGTAVAATAQHGAQQALTQSHTSPASPLQQAPMDVAESQETLAGPSQQAPIDVTESQETLPGPSQQASMDVATMLDIQPGPSQAFQLTPELPTLPTAPASVGTPRRRRPAMVNGPVKCAYF from the exons atgcccagctgctgcgttcctgggtgtcggtcgcgcacgccaggacaagaaccgggcgtcactttccacac gtttccgaaagatccagagcgaaggaggcagtggactgaggccgttagaccaggccaaagagactgggagccagcaaaatggacctgcgtatgttcaaaacatttcctgcccgagcacttcgatcggatgtcgccgctcgtagttcgtatacgtgcggatgccgtcccccttcag CAGGAAcccctttcacagcagccaggcgatggcacagctgttgctgccactgctcagcatggcgcccagcaagcactaacacaaagtcacacatctccagcgtctccactgcaacag gcacctatggatgtcgctgaaagccaggagactttggcaggcccatcacaacag gcacctatagatgtcactgaaagccaggaaactttaccaggcccatcacaacag gcatctatggatgtggccacaatgctggacattcagccagggccatctcaagcctttcaacttacacca gaacttccgactttgccaaccgccccagcctctgttgggacgccacgaagaaggaggccagcaatggtaaatggacctgtcaaatgtgcctatttctga
- the LOC144116202 gene encoding uncharacterized protein LOC144116202 isoform X3 gives MPSCCVPGCRSRTPGQEPGVTFHTFPKDPERRRQWTEAVRPGQRDWEPAKWTCVCSKHFLPEHFDRMSPLVVRIRADAVPLQQEPLSQQPGDGTAVAATAQHGAQQALTQSHTSPASPLQQAPMDVAESQETLAGPSQQASMDVATMLDIQPGPSQAFQLTPELPTLPTAPASVGTPRRRRPAMVNGPVKCAYF, from the exons atgcccagctgctgcgttcctgggtgtcggtcgcgcacgccaggacaagaaccgggcgtcactttccacac gtttccgaaagatccagagcgaaggaggcagtggactgaggccgttagaccaggccaaagagactgggagccagcaaaatggacctgcgtatgttcaaaacatttcctgcccgagcacttcgatcggatgtcgccgctcgtagttcgtatacgtgcggatgccgtcccccttcag CAGGAAcccctttcacagcagccaggcgatggcacagctgttgctgccactgctcagcatggcgcccagcaagcactaacacaaagtcacacatctccagcgtctccactgcaacag gcacctatggatgtcgctgaaagccaggagactttggcaggcccatcacaacag gcatctatggatgtggccacaatgctggacattcagccagggccatctcaagcctttcaacttacacca gaacttccgactttgccaaccgccccagcctctgttgggacgccacgaagaaggaggccagcaatggtaaatggacctgtcaaatgtgcctatttctga
- the LOC144116202 gene encoding uncharacterized protein LOC144116202 isoform X2, translating to MPSCCVPGCRSRTPGQEPGVTFHTFPKDPERRRQWTEAVRPGQRDWEPAKWTCVCSKHFLPEHFDRMSPLVVRIRADAVPLQEPLSQQPGDGTAVAATAQHGAQQALTQSHTSPASPLQQAPMDVAESQETLAGPSQQAPIDVTESQETLPGPSQQASMDVATMLDIQPGPSQAFQLTPELPTLPTAPASVGTPRRRRPAMVNGPVKCAYF from the exons atgcccagctgctgcgttcctgggtgtcggtcgcgcacgccaggacaagaaccgggcgtcactttccacac gtttccgaaagatccagagcgaaggaggcagtggactgaggccgttagaccaggccaaagagactgggagccagcaaaatggacctgcgtatgttcaaaacatttcctgcccgagcacttcgatcggatgtcgccgctcgtagttcgtatacgtgcggatgccgtcccccttcag GAAcccctttcacagcagccaggcgatggcacagctgttgctgccactgctcagcatggcgcccagcaagcactaacacaaagtcacacatctccagcgtctccactgcaacag gcacctatggatgtcgctgaaagccaggagactttggcaggcccatcacaacag gcacctatagatgtcactgaaagccaggaaactttaccaggcccatcacaacag gcatctatggatgtggccacaatgctggacattcagccagggccatctcaagcctttcaacttacacca gaacttccgactttgccaaccgccccagcctctgttgggacgccacgaagaaggaggccagcaatggtaaatggacctgtcaaatgtgcctatttctga